In Jaculus jaculus isolate mJacJac1 chromosome 11, mJacJac1.mat.Y.cur, whole genome shotgun sequence, the following proteins share a genomic window:
- the Rasl11b gene encoding ras-like protein family member 11B has translation MRLIQNMCTIAEYPAPGSAAAAAAAEGCLGAAGRRLVKIAVVGASGVGKTALVVRFLTKRFIGDYERNAGNLYTRQVQIEGETLAIQVQDTPGIQIHENGLSCNEQLNRCIRWADAVVIVFSITDHKSYELIGQLHQHVQQLHLGTRLPVVVVANKADLLHIKQVDPQLGLQLAGVLGCSFYEVSVSENYNDVYNAFHILCKEVSHKQQPSGTPERRRTSLIPRPKSPNMQDLKRRFKQALSAKVRTVTSV, from the exons ATGCGTCTCATCCAGAACATGTGCACCATCGCCGAGTACCCGGCCCCGGgcagcgccgccgccgccgccgccgccgagggCTGCCTGGGGGCCGCGGGCCGTCGGCTAGTCAAGATCGCCGTGGTGGGAGCCAGCGGCGTGGGCAAGACCG CTCTGGTGGTTCGGTTCCTCACCAAACGGTTCATCGGGGACTACGAGAGAAATGCAG GAAACCTCTATACCAGACAGGTCCAGATAGAAGGTGAAACCTTGGCTATTCAAGTTCAAGACACTCCAGGTATTCAG aTCCACGAGAACGGCCTGAGCTGCAACGAGCAGCTGAACCGGTGCATCCGCTGGGCAGATGCTGTGGTCATCGTGTTCTCCATCACCGACCACAAGAGCTACGAACTCATAGGCCAGCTCCACCAGCACGTCCAGCAGCTCCACCTGGGCACGCGGCTGCCCGTGGTGGTGGTGGCCAACAAGGCTGACCTGTTGCACATCAAGCAGGTTGACCCGCAGCTCGGACTGCAGCTGGCCGGCGTGCTAGGCTGCTCCTTCTATGAGGTGTCCGTCAGCGAGAACTACAACGACGTCTACAACGCCTTCCACATCTTGTGCAAAGAAGTGAGCCACAAACAGCAGCCCAGCGGCACCCCTGAGAGGCGAAGGACCTCCCTCATTCCCAGGCCCAAGTCACCCAACATGCAGGACCTCAAGAGGAGGTTCAAGCAAGCTCTTTCTGCCAAAGTGAGGACTGTCACGTCCGTGTGA